TCGAAATCAAAACCGTCGACTGGTATCGGATCACCACGGACGACGTGACGGAGCTGCCCGAGCTGACACTGTTCATGAACTCGCTCGAGTTTTGCAACGCCGTGGTGCAGGTTGCGCATACGATGATCCGCCAGCAGCTGCTCGATTTTCTCTACCAGGGCTTCCTGGTGCCCGTTCTAGGGCCGGCAATATTGCAGGTAATGGCATAGAGCTCCTTTCTTCATGCACGGTGCACCTTCCCTGGTATTGCTCCATCACCAAACCCTCCCtcgtttgtgttgttgtaCGTTTGCGTCCTACTTATCGTTCCTCTAATTTCCCTCCCGCTAACACCACGCGCCCACAACTTTCCATCGCATTGTTTTATTCATCCGGAGAATTAATCGAAGCGTTACTAATCTAGCCGCGCTCGGTACGCCCGAGCCCCTGACAGGAAGAGCACGCCGAAGAGGGAAGAGTGTCGGCACGGCATCGATGGCTCACGCTAATGGAGAAACAATTATTTACCATTCGCCGTGTGTTTGCATTTGCACACTCCTCGGCGGTGTTTGTTGCGCAGCGCGTTCCACCACGCCTGTTGCATTGGCGCTTTATCACTACTATTTGGGAttctgttgtattgttttcctttttttttgttactggCGGTAAATCCTATAGGCGGCCTCTAAGCTTTGTACATAAATTGCTAAGTTGGTGTTAGATTGTTGTTATGTTTAAATGGATGTTGGAACACTTGCAATGGGTTAAACACATGTGGCAGCCAATACattcacagcacacacacacacaaacacaacgcaTTCGAGTTGGGAAATTCTAAATTCACCACAACGACGCACACTGTCACACACTCAATCCCCCATAATAGGATCGATGAGCCGGTTGTTATCGGTTGTTTTAGTAATAGTTTAAGTGTACACCCCACCCAAACCCCACGATATATTCGCTATTTGAAGACACATTATCCATGTACGACCCTTCAATCATCGACCGGTTGATAGTGTATCCCATCTCATTTTACCTGTTAATTCTGTGTTCCGTTACCTCACTGTTTTCCCccatttctttgttttatcGTCGTGTTGCGTTTTTATCTGTTCCTTTTGCTGGGCACTGAACGTGTTTGAGTGTTGAAACTACTCCCCACCAAACCCCATAAAGCGTCACCCACCCCACGCTTACATTCCGGAACTAATGGatctgtattgtttttttgttcgttcttcttattttgttttctctaaTTTATTCTCTTATTTTCttactttcttctctctttctctcttttttattacaaatggCTCCTTCCCCTTCTTACACCGTACTTTCGAACAATCTCTTTATCATTATTCGACGTCgttttgttgccttttttcacTACTTTACTGTTTCCGTTTTATTATCATATATATAcaatgtttttgtatttttcttctctttttgcgCTTATGATCTAACATTGCGCGACCGTTTTGTCTCAATAATCAATTCAATATTACACCTTTGTACACTTTTGCGGTGATTTTATCGTGCTTTACAATCCTTCTCTTCCTCTATTGCTCTGCTTTGCGTTGTTCGGCTCTTGCTCAACAATTCCGTGCCGCAAACGGAATTATTATCACACCCACTGGTGCTACTCTTGCGTTGTCCTATTTGATACGCGTTGCCTTTTGATTGTGTGGGCCTCGAATGTGTTGCTGTGAATGTTTGCTACATGGGGGAATTTCCGCATGTGAACTTTTTGGGCATTTTTGGACTTTATAATGCGTCGCTTATTTGTCgccctttcgctttttttgtgcGGAATGTGGACGTAACGTGAAATATAATAACGTTggaaacaataataacaatctACTCGCATGTCTAACAAACTGACCAAAACAATCCTCGcaaccaaacaacacacacaaccacttCCATGCTCCTCCTTTCATCCTACAACAACCGACAACTCTCTTTTGCACAACTTTCcaacaaaaatgaaaccgCCGATCTGTGTTGGGTAAGCCAGACATTTAAAGGGCAAGGTCAATTCCAGACGAACGTTGAGTCGCAGGTGTCCGCGATGGCGTACTTCGACCTGATCGTACGGTCGATCACCGAGCCGGGGCTGATACAGATCGTGATTCGGTTTCTGCTGGACGAGGAAAAGTTCGACGGGCAGCGCATACTGGACGTGCTGGTTGAGCGGTTAAACAGCAACGACTCGCGGGTAAGTGCAGCACGCCGCATTTTTGCGTAATAAAATAGCTTCCCTTTAAATACAACTAAACCGCACCTTACGCCTTCTCTTTACGCTCCCTTTTCTCTTCAGCTTTGTATGGTGACGCTATCGCTGTTCGATAGCCTGCTCAGCCTAAACTGCGAGGACATTATGCTCGAGCTGATGCTTAAGTACCTGCTGCACTGCAAGCACGTACCGATATCGCACCGGTACAAAATCAATCGCGTCGATCCGTACACGCAAGCCGTCGAGTACTTCCTCAACATTACGCCCGACATCATGAAGAAGGTGAACAGCGTGCTGAGCATCAACAATGGGGGGCTCGCCAGCAACGGTGCCAGTAGTGCTGCGGCCGGCCAACCAGCGGTTGTAGCGACGGCGTTGGGTAACCACCGCACCCTGACCGAGCGCGGTGGAAGTAGCAGTGCCAACCTTAACGTTAGCAAAACGATCGGTGCCAACTGGAACCATTACGGGTTAAACACGACGACGGGCGAAACGCTGCTGGCGAACTACCAAGCGTACCTGCTCGATGCACGCAACCGGATCGTACAATGCAAGCACGCCTGTGATCAGTGGAACAACGTGTATCGTTACCAAAAACTAAGTAAAGCCAATTTTACGGGTGCGCCCAATGTAGCGGCAAACGGCGCGGGCAGCAGCGGCCAGAACAGTCTCGTCAATCCGGAAGATGTGCGGGCGCTGAAGGTGCAGATGATAAAAGATTTTCTGCGCGAATTTTCGATCGATTCGGGCATCGGGGAGTGTGGCGATagtctgcagcagcagcagcagcagcaacagaatcATCATCATACATCAGTGACGGGAACCAGTTCCTCGGCGTCGAGTGCAATAATGTTCGGTGGTGGTTCGATCGGAACGTCCAGTGGCAAGCAGCTGGATAGCCTGCAATCGATCGGTGATAGTAGTGGGTACGAAAGTTTAAACGTATTCTCCCAAACGAGCAACGACCTGGTGGCACCAGGGACGATGCCACAGGAGCCACagatgaagcagcagcagcagcgtatCGATGCGTGGAAGGTGTCGAGCGTGCGGGAGGAGCCGATCGGTGATTTGGATCTGTCGGAGGATCTTTTCGCTCAGGGGACCGTTAGTTTAGGTAAATAGgcgacttttttttgttgagtgaaACGTTATTTTAACTCATTGGATTCATTTACACAGGTCCCTTTTTAACTGCAATTTGGGGCAAGCTGCAAACGTTTACCAGCAACTGCCTGTATGTGAATTTGCATCTCACTGGATTGATCACTCACCTGACGCTCTTTCCGTTACCATTGCTGCACTCTATACTGCTGCGACCAGATATACCAACCACATCCGATACACCGTCCTTCCATCAGGTGAGAGATTTTGAAGAATTTTGGTGCGATTGAATGAAGGAGTATTACACTGAAACACTGAATTTCATGTTGCACTCGCAGTGAAATCGAAAAATACGCAACCGAGAATGATGATATTCCTAGGAAAAGATTCGCCAAGCCTTTAAAAACACTACATTGTAATATAACGCAATGCTGTAAAGTAACGTTATATTGTAATGTAACGCAATTCCGTTACGTAACGTTGTATTGTAATGTAACGCAACAGTGTAAAGTAACGTTATATTGTAATGTAACGCAATAGTGTAAAGTAACGTTATATTGTAATGTAACGCAATACATTCTAATGTAACGCAATGCTGTAATGTAACGTTATGCTGCTATGTAACGTGATATTGTAACGTAACGTTATATTATAATGTAACGCAATGCTGTAGCGTAACGCTATACTAAAATCACTAACTCTTTACGGCGTTTTCCCCTTGCAGGTGCTGAAAATACTGAAGCAACAGATCGATGCCGAACTGCCGGACACGGACGAATCGCTCGAGATCGTCGACATGGCCCGGTCGTTCCTGGTCGACCGTGAGTTCCGGCTGGTGAACATGCGCAAGAACGCGATCGAGTCGGCCGCTAGCGGCAAGCTGCTGAACGGTGGCGGCTCGTCCATGACGTCCAGCCTGTCGCAAACGACACCGATGCAGCTAACGCCCAGCTCATCGTACGATCCGTTCAAGCGGCAGGACGGGAAACGCAAAAGCATCAGCAACTCGTTCTCCAACATCTTCCGACGGCCCGGCTCCGTGGGTAAGTTGGGCCGCTTTCCACCCCCACATTCAATCCGTCCTTTTCGCTCTCTTCGAGCCTCACGAGAACGAAGTCACTACACTAGAGAAAAGCCAAAAAGTGCACCGCAATAGTATCACCTTATGCCTTTcctgctctctttctctctctctttctctctggcATTACTCTTTCTGTACCAACTCACTATGATGCTTTCAATTTCACAGCTCATTAGCGTTCTTCTTCTGACGGTGTGATGTGCTTGTGTGATACGATCGATTCGGAATGCTTCAATCACCGGTCGAAGAAGAGGAAGGCGACTCCGCTCCATCATCTATTACACTTTCCTTTCTTCACTGCTTCTGTTTCTctatttgctttttgtttctgttttgttttttcgccatcatcatcgtcacgCAGCTTTTGTTTCTCCTTCACAGCCAGTCGGTTCATTCGCGCTCGATCGATCAACGGTTCATGCTGGTTTATGGCGATCGAATGTAgctttttcctctctttccaTTTTATTTGTTACTTAACTCTGTCCTTTATAAAAGCTTGTCGTTTTTTGTTCATCTTTCCATCACGATTACGTGTCAGGCTTTATTATTGGGAGGGCATGTGTAAAAGTTTATGATTTCAGTTTTATTGCTGCTACTTTTCATCACTTTGTTGGTTTCCTCTTTTCTTCTTCGCGTAGTATATTTTGCtctttgtgttgtgttttatatttttgcctTACTTTTGTAGCCATTTCTTTATCATTACTTTCTTTGCCTCGGTTACTTTTGGGGCGAGAGTATTGCCTTTTTTCCGCTTGGCTTCTTATGTTCCGATGTCACTAAACTCACATGACGCTTCGCGTTTCGCACAAAACCTGTCGCCAACGGTTTGATATTATTGTGCGCACCAACCATGTGGACCACCGTAGCTACTACTGTATCTAAACACTCGCTCAACAAACTGCATTAATGAACACTACGCTGTTCGCCCcttttttcacctttttcgcCCAATTATACTGACACTCACCTCATCTTTGTGTgctggtgctactgctgctactgtatGTTGCGTACAAATGATAGAAAACCAACTAACTCTCCACTCCACGCGTCATTACACTCTTCTCACAGGCGGGGAAAGCAAACAGAGAAACGTTGCTAGTAGAGAGAAAGGAACAGGATGCTCTTGCTGTTTGGCTCACAATCACAACATATCATATCCACCATCACCCAACCACCCTCcccaaaacaaatcaacaccTCCCACATTACACATTACATATATGTGTTCTGTATTCTGTGAGAAAGATTCTAATTATATATCCACATATCAATATCCATCTTGTTTGTTTCTACTCCTCATTCAGCTTCATCGGGTTTAGCACAGATAGTTGAATTTTTTACCGGTAAATATCATGCCctttatttgttgttgttgttgttgttgttgttgttgtttatctGTTAtgcccccccaccccctttttTCCGTTCCACATAACTACTGATTCCGTTCCTTACGTATAGTTTTATTGTTCGAaattgcgttttttgtttgtttgtttgtttccttttttgaaCAGAGTTTGCTGcttgcctttttttattccttttaaTTGCTTGCTACTTTTATCGTTATTTGCATGTTTAAAGAGTTGATGAAGTATTTTAGCTTCttttatgtattattttcaatttgattGTTACGCTTGCAACTTTATACCAGCTCGATTCGCTCGTGCAtggtttaaattatttttaaaatatataatgATTTAAAACTTTTGAATTAAACATATCAGcatatattttttaacttcaatataataaatataatgcacgtgataaaaatataaattcagAAACCCCCCATCCTTTCCTTCACGTAATCGAAACCCCTATTCATATAAGGCCCTCGTTCCATTAcattaaatcaattttcatgtcatgttttcatgtttttaaatcCGGTTAGAAAtgatttgtgtttgtgcttgaAAATAATCGTTACTTAATGGTAAATGTTCTCTAACATTCCGCTCgtttttatcatcatcattatcatcatcataacacctattaatttgtgtgtgcatgtgtgtagtGTGAGTTAACATATTTAATATTCTAATCAAACATATTGCCTGCTGCTAGTAGAGTGAGTGTGTTGTTTAATGTGCCAACAAGTTTAGTAGCCCTTCTTTGTTTTAGTGTTATGCGTACTAACTTCCTATCCCTCTCGATCTCCCCGTTCGGCAGTACCGTTCCCCGTTTTAATGATGAGGAATTGATTTATCTCCTTTCCTTTACTAGATGATTTCCCCCATTCCCGCTCTATTTTAGCCACTATGCTACTTAACGAACTGATGTGCTGTTTCTTTTCCAAtggaatatatatatatcgcTCCTACTGCAGACAGTTACAGGACGAATTTGCTTTAACTTCTTTTTCCTCTACGTTTTACACCCTTCCCCACACAATCTCATCAGGATCGAGCAATGGTAACGGTTTAAACCACTCACCGAACGGCCGACAGCAGCCCCAATCCTACACACCCGCCTCGATGAACGTTCCTTCTCCCGTGggacaacagcagcaccagtccGTATCGTCCGTGACGCCACCGAGCGGTCTACTTATTGGCAGCTCCCGGCGGGAATCGCGCGAAGCCGAAACACAGTTCATGTCGATCGATACGTCATCACTGCAGGCCGGCGGTAGTAACGCAGCCGGTGGTCACCCGGTATCGAACGGAGCGAATGGTAACGATCTGCTGCACCCGCTGCACCCGCACAGCCTCGAGCACGGGCTGACCAGTTACAGTGTGGGCAGTGAGCGACAGCTAAACCTTGCCATCGGGGCCGTACTGCTGGACGAGTGGTTGCGCGAACTGTCCGCGGTAACGCAGGAACAGTGCATCATGATGCTATCGGAGCaggttcagcagcagcagccaccggCAAGAACTGCTAGCTGAAAACGAAAGTACGACGTAGATGCCACCCATCGCGAAAGAACAACGATTTACAATTAAATTATCCGAACGATACTAAGCGAACGGCGGCGCACTACTACTAAGTAAACGCTCCCCTattcccctccttcccccatctaaccaagaagaaaaaacagctTGTGATTTAATTAAGGCATAATAAGCGTGTATAgatgtgttttgttatttagCAATAACTAGTAGCTGTGAATATGATATACTGTTTTCCTTATATTAGAAAAACAGCTCATAGGTAGGGGAGGGCATCGTTTGTAAAACAAACGAGCCAAGAAAGGAaagagaaggaagaagaaatagGAAGATAGTAGAAAAGCGAAATAGTGGAGGAGGAAAATTTGTCTTTTCTAAATGTAGGGCAACCGctttaatttaacaaaaaatgttatttaatcgCGCGAATTTACCTGCagctttttttaaagaataatTCGCCAATTTTTAAATCCCTCCTTTTCTGTCCCCATTGGTGGTAAACTTTCCGTCGAAAAGACGAACcaaaaatgatatttaaaCGCACTCTTTTTTATCGGGAGTATTTTTTCGAACATTTTACGAACAAATTACGCAACACATATTTCCAAAACTAATCTTTACAAGTACCATTATTCGTGCGAATGCAGTGAATTCGCGCAATATTGATAGGGGCGCGCCCTTTATTACCGTTTAGTGTAATACATAAATGCTATCCTAACGAACAAGCGAACAAGgccaaacaaagaaaaaaactattgCAACCTGTTGTTGTAACTGTACTAATATACTGTATGTAGTTATATAAAATGAGGGTAACCGTTAATATATACATCTAGACACTGGAAGTCgatgtattgtttgttttacgaaaacaattcaactTTTATAGGCTAATTCAAACCTAATTCGATCCTCAATCCCCCCTCTCAGGCCCCAATTCCATACCTTCCCGTGTCCCGCTCAACCGTGTACATAATGTTATTCATCTATttataattgtttatttactaCTACACTTTTATTTGTGGGCTGTTTCTCGCCCTCTTTTCCTGTGcctttgatttttcttttgtttgtttcgtttttcaagCGAGCGAAAATCTCgttgaattaatttttaaatttttcgttttagcttctttctttctttcttttctgtgtaaaatattcagtAAGATATTGTTTGAATGTATTGGATAAAACAAAGCGCGAAAGGAGCAGTAGAATCGTTTGACGTTTGTATTACTTGCTGATATCCGAAGAAACGTTATCATGATTTTAGATATCTCAAAGCGCGATCATCATTTTACAGTTgtgactagtgatgggaaaaatgaagttttggttggaatcagtttccggattcggctctggaattggcTGCGGAAtctaaatgaaattaaatcgTTTTCAAGTACATTTGAATCCTTAGCCGCTTATTAAATAGGCGTCGAAGCACCTATATTCGAGCAAAAACCGAGCCAAAATCATTTTGTCAGTTTAATGGAAAAGCATTAATCGTTTCATTGTAGTCCGTTCGACAAATGAGTTCGATTAAATTCGACAAccgttcgaaactcatgatTGGGCTGATTTTCCTTCGATGGCCTAGTAAaccgcctaaaggtatgcaatatgtTTAACACAAAATTTTGCTTCTACGCcgtttttctaatttttgtttaaaattatctCATTATGAATGAAGAATGGATTAATTGAACATCCCTAAATATGTAATCGACAAAAGTAAGACATTCCTTTAATAAATCCAGCATCTTACCAGAACAATAGAGTAAAAATTACTTCtgacaaaagcaaaacaaatatgCTACATcattttgcataccttcaggcgttcAGTAAGAGCTGTCCAGAGATCACCTTTTGacgttccatttttttgtaaggATCATCCGTATGAACCTCGACAATCTGCTCGATAAATAGCCTTTTCGGTGGGTCATCGTTTCCTTTTCCCGCGTGAAATCTCGCACACCCCTTCGACAATTTTCTCAACGCGTTctcaacaaaatgaaaacaaaccaatGGTAAATACAGCACTTGACGTGTTTTAGATATTGGTTTCTTGTATTTTCTTCTGCTCTTTTTCAACTCTCTGCTTCATCTTCTCTTCGCTCCTGTGTGTGAGTCTGTACGTGTACGATGCGTAACAGCAGAGAGGCACACCACCATGCTTCACACAATCACGCACAGGAAATACACACGAAACGTtgtaccaaaaacaaaaacggcaaCATGCTCGGGAGGGTGTGCGGGCGAGATGTTGTTGGCTGTGTGCCTTCGGAAACGGGCGCAATAGCGATACCGCAGAACAACTGCATCCCTTTGCGATCCATCCCCGAAGGCACTCCGAGCATGTTGCGTCGGTGTgtttgtcggtgtgtgtgtgtgtgtgcaagatCCTTACAGACTTAAGCTCGCAGCACGCAAGCACCACCGGCGGCCTTGATGCGCTCCTCGGCCAGGCGGGAGAAGAATTTCGCCTTCACGATGATCGGGCCGCAAGTCTTCGGGAGTCCACCGGATCCGAGCAGCTTGAAGTAACCCTGCAATGGAAACGATGGCGCATTTCAGATTAGTGTTCCGTTCGTATGATGGAGCAATAAAGAGCTATTTCTCGCTAAGAGGTATCAGTTAAGGTACGATCAACAGGATTGATTGCATGAGAATTTGTACACAGTATGCATTCTGTCCGCCCGTACACGAAAATCATCACAAAGAATGGAAGTgtccgacaaaaaaaaaaaagcgccgCAAAAACAAAGATACTTACGAACTGGACCAGATCGACCACCGGCACCTTCTCGGGGTTCTTCTTCGCCTCCTCGCGCACCTTCTCCGGCACCAGGCTCCACAGGTGTGAGAGGTTAATGGTCGGGCAGAACTTGTGGTTGCGGTTCAGGTGGAAGTTTCGCATACCGACCTTGCCGAAGTAACCCGGATGGTATTTGTCGAAGTTGATACGGTGATGGTGCATACCACCAGCGTTACCGCGACCACCAGGATGCTTACGGTGCTTGCctaaaaacaagaagaaatggtggaaattcattaatacatacacatgcacaccaTACATCGCGAAAGCCGGTGGAATGGCTGGGCGCTCTTTACTTACCAATACGACCGTGGCCGTGGCTGACGTGACCACGCAGCTTCCTGGTCTTCCTGCGTACCTTAAGGCTCTGTGAAGGAAATAACCATGAAGGGTGAGGTTAATCCATTGCCATTGCACTCCTTGCCCTCTCTCCCCCATTGCCACACACAGCATGTACAAtatcaacacacacgcacgcatgaCGACGCcgtcacacttccttcgctgcggtggtgctgctgctgctgggcggcATCACGATGCTATGCTATCTTTTCTCAGTTACTGAACGTTCAACAGGAGTAATTGCATGATTTTGTACACAGTATGCATTCTGTCCGCCCGTTCACTAGAATCATCATGAAGAGTACTGTAGCGATCGCTGCGTGACCgaaccaccacaccaccactgGTCCGGAGGGGTTGAACCATCACAGTTGacgggctggctggctggttgccCCGTCGGATGCATCCAGCTTCGGGCACACAATTCCACGAGATTTCCACAGCGCAGCACACACCGCTCGATGCAGCGAAGGAAGCGCTCGGCGTTGAACGCAATTTTAACCCGACACTTACGACCATTGTGTACGAAAATCCAAAAACTTGGCGCTGCTACCACAAAAATGTGTCGACAGCACGTAGAGTTTGCcggaaaaagaaagagatgGTCGGTGTGTTTGACGTTTCGCTGTGTGACGTTTCGGCGGAAGTCGGCACGCCGTTGACGTTCGTTTGACAGCGGCCTGCGAGTGCCCAGTGGTGAGATGATGCAGAGGAGGATTTTGGCAGGAGCGTGCCTAGCGGTTGAGAAAGTTTTGatgaaaacaaattgtttttgggggtttttgtaataattttCCGCCAAAAACTAAGAAATTGGACTATTAAATTCTTTTATTATCGATTAGATACTGGCAACaattgctgtttttgtttatttttcatttaaaattcatttactgaaatatttcacaccgTTGTGCTGAGTGCGACCGCAGCTCTACACTGTCACGTCacgtttgttttgaattttgaacGAAAACTGACAACAGGACAAAGCGTAAACGGCAAAACCAAGCAAACCCACCGCCTCGAGCCGGGTGGCTTCCCTACATTGTGAATTGAAAAGTCGTGTAAAAGTTCCAACAAACCATGGCCACATCGACACCGAAAACGCCGCTCCGTATGCAGCTGCAGCCGCTAATGCCGGAGGACATGCGTTCCGAGCTGATCGCCGCACTGAAAGTGCAGAACGTGCAGAATGTTCGCGTCGGAAGTAAGTAACCCCCGCCTTTCGGTGCATTCCAACCAGCAACACTCTACACGCCCTTCCTTTCCACTCCTTCCAGGTGCGCGTCGCTTTGCAATGCCCGGaacacacagcagcaaaagcCCGGCAGATGTCCGAAACACCGAAGCGGACAAGCGGCAACAGCTGCGCCTGCAGGCGATCCGTGAAATTCGTACGTCCGAGGAGTCGTACCTGCGGCAGCTGGATCTGCTGCTCGAGTACTTCGTGACGCCGTTGCGCACGAACGGATTCCTCACCGAGAAGGTGCACAACCAAATCTTTGGCCAGCTGGACACGA
This genomic interval from Anopheles merus strain MAF chromosome 3L, AmerM5.1, whole genome shotgun sequence contains the following:
- the LOC121598281 gene encoding UPF0518 protein AGAP011705 isoform X1 translates to MSWLRSSPLRQSFSKSGNNSNNNGSGSANDRSRSGAGGGGLSSVIRPFDATECDPKACYDSFCIHWQQAYEIIQRSENYRSQSHDDVLGVVTHLDHMVTLLLVELHHCNKLSLPGQPTPPAPCLEHLLSENLLDKLYEWGIKTGRYANAVRLEQLKLYEQLVSHSRHQLLVHEPFLRPLLKLLASSQNEIYPPDVEKRLVILLNQLCVVLMQNVHLLDLFFFSTTQTQQSHHASNGGHTNFIIFSLLIPYVHREGSLGHQARDALLLCMALSQKNSNVGTYIATYSSICPVLVTGLGGLYSRLPNQIEIKTVDWYRITTDDVTELPELTLFMNSLEFCNAVVQVAHTMIRQQLLDFLYQGFLVPVLGPAILQTFKGQGQFQTNVESQVSAMAYFDLIVRSITEPGLIQIVIRFLLDEEKFDGQRILDVLVERLNSNDSRLCMVTLSLFDSLLSLNCEDIMLELMLKYLLHCKHVPISHRYKINRVDPYTQAVEYFLNITPDIMKKVNSVLSINNGGLASNGASSAAAGQPAVVATALGNHRTLTERGGSSSANLNVSKTIGANWNHYGLNTTTGETLLANYQAYLLDARNRIVQCKHACDQWNNVYRYQKLSKANFTGAPNVAANGAGSSGQNSLVNPEDVRALKVQMIKDFLREFSIDSGIGECGDSLQQQQQQQQNHHHTSVTGTSSSASSAIMFGGGSIGTSSGKQLDSLQSIGDSSGYESLNVFSQTSNDLVAPGTMPQEPQMKQQQQRIDAWKVSSVREEPIGDLDLSEDLFAQGTVSLGPFLTAIWGKLQTFTSNCLYVNLHLTGLITHLTLFPLPLLHSILLRPDIPTTSDTPSFHQVLKILKQQIDAELPDTDESLEIVDMARSFLVDREFRLVNMRKNAIESAASGKLLNGGGSSMTSSLSQTTPMQLTPSSSYDPFKRQDGKRKSISNSFSNIFRRPGSVASSGLAQIVEFFTGSSNGNGLNHSPNGRQQPQSYTPASMNVPSPVGQQQHQSVSSVTPPSGLLIGSSRRESREAETQFMSIDTSSLQAGGSNAAGGHPVSNGANGNDLLHPLHPHSLEHGLTSYSVGSERQLNLAIGAVLLDEWLRELSAVTQEQCIMMLSEQVQQQQPPARTAS
- the LOC121598281 gene encoding UPF0518 protein AGAP011705 isoform X3; its protein translation is MSWLRSSPLRQSFSKSGNNSNNNGSGSANDRSRSGAGGGGLSSVIRPFDATECDPKACYDSFCIHWQQAYEIIQRSENYRSQSHDDVLGVVTHLDHMVTLLLVELHHCNKLSLPGQPTPPAPCLEHLLSENLLDKLYEWGIKTGRYANAVRLEQLKLYEQLVSHSRHQLLVHEPFLRPLLKLLASSQNEIYPPDVEKRLVILLNQLCVVLMQNVHLLDLFFFSTTQTQQSHHASNGGHTNFIIFSLLIPYVHREGSLGHQARDALLLCMALSQKNSNVGTYIATYSSICPVLVTGLGGLYSRLPNQIEIKTVDWYRITTDDVTELPELTLFMNSLEFCNAVVQVAHTMIRQQLLDFLYQGFLVPVLGPAILQTFKGQGQFQTNVESQVSAMAYFDLIVRSITEPGLIQIVIRFLLDEEKFDGQRILDVLVERLNSNDSRLCMVTLSLFDSLLSLNCEDIMLELMLKYLLHCKHVPISHRYKINRVDPYTQAVEYFLNITPDIMKKVNSVLSINNGGLASNGASSAAAGQPAVVATALGNHRTLTERGGSSSANLNVSKTIGANWNHYGLNTTTGETLLANYQAYLLDARNRIVQCKHACDQWNNVYRYQKLSKANFTGAPNVAANGAGSSGQNSLVNPEDVRALKVQMIKDFLREFSIDSGIGECGDSLQQQQQQQQNHHHTSVTGTSSSASSAIMFGGGSIGTSSGKQLDSLQSIGDSSGYESLNVFSQTSNDLVAPGTMPQEPQMKQQQQRIDAWKVSSVREEPIGDLDLSEDLFAQGTVSLGPFLTAIWGKLQTFTSNCLYVNLHLTGLITHLTLFPLPLLHSILLRPDIPTTSDTPSFHQVLKILKQQIDAELPDTDESLEIVDMARSFLVDREFRLVNMRKNAIESAASGKLLNGGGSSMTSSLSQTTPMQLTPSSSYDPFKRQDGKRKSISNSFSNIFRRPGSVGSSNGNGLNHSPNGRQQPQSYTPASMNVPSPVGQQQHQSVSSVTPPSGLLIGSSRRESREAETQFMSIDTSSLQAGGSNAAGGHPVSNGANGNDLLHPLHPHSLEHGLTSYSVGSERQLNLAIGAVLLDEWLRELSAVTQEQCIMMLSEQVQQQQPPARTAS
- the LOC121598281 gene encoding UPF0518 protein AGAP011705 isoform X2, encoding MSWLRSSPLRQSFSKSGNNSNNNGSGSANDRSRSGAGGGGLSSVIRPFDATECDPKACYDSFCIHWQQAYEIIQRSENYRSQSHDDVLGVVTHLDHMVTLLLVELHHCNKLSLPGQPTPPAPCLEHLLSENLLDKLYEWGIKTGRYANAVRLEQLKLYEQLVSHSRHQLLVHEPFLRPLLKLLASSQNEIYPPDVEKRLVILLNQLCVVLMQNVHLLDLFFFSTTQTQQSHHASNGGHTNFIIFSLLIPYVHREGSLGHQARDALLLCMALSQKNSNVGTYIATYSSICPVLVTGLGGLYSRLPNQIEIKTVDWYRITTDDVTELPELTLFMNSLEFCNAVVQVAHTMIRQQLLDFLYQGFLVPVLGPAILQTNVESQVSAMAYFDLIVRSITEPGLIQIVIRFLLDEEKFDGQRILDVLVERLNSNDSRLCMVTLSLFDSLLSLNCEDIMLELMLKYLLHCKHVPISHRYKINRVDPYTQAVEYFLNITPDIMKKVNSVLSINNGGLASNGASSAAAGQPAVVATALGNHRTLTERGGSSSANLNVSKTIGANWNHYGLNTTTGETLLANYQAYLLDARNRIVQCKHACDQWNNVYRYQKLSKANFTGAPNVAANGAGSSGQNSLVNPEDVRALKVQMIKDFLREFSIDSGIGECGDSLQQQQQQQQNHHHTSVTGTSSSASSAIMFGGGSIGTSSGKQLDSLQSIGDSSGYESLNVFSQTSNDLVAPGTMPQEPQMKQQQQRIDAWKVSSVREEPIGDLDLSEDLFAQGTVSLGPFLTAIWGKLQTFTSNCLYVNLHLTGLITHLTLFPLPLLHSILLRPDIPTTSDTPSFHQVLKILKQQIDAELPDTDESLEIVDMARSFLVDREFRLVNMRKNAIESAASGKLLNGGGSSMTSSLSQTTPMQLTPSSSYDPFKRQDGKRKSISNSFSNIFRRPGSVASSGLAQIVEFFTGSSNGNGLNHSPNGRQQPQSYTPASMNVPSPVGQQQHQSVSSVTPPSGLLIGSSRRESREAETQFMSIDTSSLQAGGSNAAGGHPVSNGANGNDLLHPLHPHSLEHGLTSYSVGSERQLNLAIGAVLLDEWLRELSAVTQEQCIMMLSEQVQQQQPPARTAS
- the LOC121598284 gene encoding 60S ribosomal protein L27a; translation: MVSLKVRRKTRKLRGHVSHGHGRIGKHRKHPGGRGNAGGMHHHRINFDKYHPGYFGKVGMRNFHLNRNHKFCPTINLSHLWSLVPEKVREEAKKNPEKVPVVDLVQFGYFKLLGSGGLPKTCGPIIVKAKFFSRLAEERIKAAGGACVLRA